A stretch of DNA from Gimesia chilikensis:
TGCTGCGATTGAACGCTTCAAATCAGCAGGGATCAAGACGATTACCGAAGAAGCTACGACCTGTTGTTACGCAGTACAGGATAAAGTCTGGGCTATTGACCCGGATGGGCACAAATGGGAGGTGTTTGTGGTTCTGAATGCTGATGTGAAGGATGAACTCTATGCTGAGTCTGGTTGCTGTGGCCCCGAAATGGTTTCTCTAAAAACAAATAAAGAATCATAAATTTATTACTATCCAAAGGAAGCAGGTATTTAGTCATTCTTAATGAATACCTGCTTTCTTCGATTTAAATTCGTTAAAACTCAATGTGGGGTAACCAACTACTTGTTTATGATCTCTTTGACCATTGTCTCCGGCGAAAAGTTCTTAATCAACAACAATTTTCGGTCGCCACTTTCATCAATCGTGCCCGAATAGAACAGCTCATTTGAGTCCGGCAGGTATCGGGCAAATGCTCCACCCTTGGACGCATCCACCTTCAATCCCTCAGAGTCCACAACTCCAAGATATTCAAACCGATCCTGTGGAGTTCCCCTCGAATAAATCAGCAGATTTGGTTTCCCTTCTTCTGCATCCATGGCATTACAAAACAGATATTTATCATCAGATGATAAAGTCATGAAACGCATCTTGTAGCCACTTGGAGGCAGCAGCAGTGGTCTCGGCGGACTCCACTTTCCGTTCTTTGAGGAACGAGTTGAGTAATGAAATTGAATTCCTTTTCCGTTGACGATACGACCGTAGTAGAGCGTTAGGCCATCAGGAGAAATAGTCGGAGCTGCAATGAAACCATACTTCTTACTTAGCTCAGTTATTGTTTTCGGTCTGCTGAAATTACTTTCGAGATCATCTCTGGTAGCACTGGCCAGAGAACCATTGTTTTGCAACATGATGATTTCAAGACCATCAGATGAAACTGTAAAATCTGCTGCTGGAATCAACTTCTTTTTGTTCTCAAATAAAGAATTCTGATCTTTACGAGAAGCCGTCCACACCCATTTCAATGAATCTGATGGACCTTTGATGTTCCAGAAAATCGTAAGTCCATCTTTCGTGAGAACCGGATTTCCTTCAAACCCCTCAGCATCGAGTTCTTGGAGAACGATCAGTTCAGGAGATTTTGAATCCGATTTAACTTCCGGTGATTCGATTTTCAACACGGTTTCCAGATCAAGATGGTAACTCAGTGTGACTTTCTGACCGGCTTTGAGTTTAGAGAGGTCTGAGTTCTTACTGACATCAAACTCTGTGGTTTTCCCTTTTCGTTCGACTGTGATTTTGTTGTTTTGAGAATCAACAGATTTGATTGTGGCTTCAATCGAAACGACTTCTGCTTGAGCAATATTGAATGACAGGGACAAGATCAGAACAAAGCATGTCATGGTTAAAATGCGATACATTATGATTACCTTTCAAAGCGGGGATGGAAGTTATAGGCCGTGTTTGTGCGAAAGACTGATTCACCAACAGCGAAAATCACTTCGAACCCGGAATCACTTTCTCTGGATCAAAATTCTTCAACACCATCAATTTCAATTCACCATTTCCATTTTCTGGCTCACCAGCGAAAAACAATTCATTGGTGGCTTCGACATATCGCGGAAATATACCCCGAACAGTGATCCCATCAATATTCAGGACGCTCGCACTGTGAAACCCACCCTCAGCATCTCTGCCAGAATGTATGATGATGTTAGAACCTTGCGAAATGTCCTTACCAGTGCAAAATAGATACTTCCCGTCTCTTGAAATGTAAGGATATTTCATTTTGCCTATGGGAGTTAATTTAAGAGGCTCAGGCTTGCTCCAGTTTGAAGATTTAGTTTTTCGTGACATGACCTGAATCTGCGGTCCAACTCCTTTTCTCATACTGTCACAGATCAATGTCAAACCATCAGATGACAGACATGGACCGGCTAGAAACCCGTTCTTGATAACAGCGGAAGGAATTCTTGTTGGTCTCTTGAAGTTATCTTCAACAGTAGCTCTCGTAGTTTGGTAGAGCCCCTTGTTCAGAAACAGAATCATCTCAAGCCCGTCATCTGACAACGTGAAGTCCATCGCTGGAATCAGTCGCTTGGGATTTTCGAACAGCGACTCAGCGTCTTTTCGTTTCGCAGTCCATATCCATCTTGTTTGTTGCAATGGTTTTTTTACCGTGTAGTAAATTGTCAAGCCATCACCATCTGGTGAAAGCCAAGGATTACACTCTTCACCATTCACATCCAATTCAGTCAAAACAACCATTTCTGGTTTCTTTTCAATCGGCGATAGCACGTCGATTTCGAGGACAATTCCCAGTGCATCGTGATATTTCAGTATGACTGACTGTCCTGCCTGCAATGAGCTTTGATTTAGGGACTTGTTCTTCGCGGAGATCTTTGTATTTTTACTCAACTCAAGATCCAGTGTTTTATCTTTGTCGGTCACTGAAATTGTGCGTTTTGTTGCATCAACAGATTTGATCTTTCCATCGATAGTTTTTTCTGCCGCATGAATCGAGGTTGCCGCGAAGAACATGATCAAGACAACACATACTGATAAGTAAAATCGAAACATTTATTTCTCCTTTGAAAGGGATTAAGATCTAATTACTGAATTGCATTGAGGGCATATCACGCCAGTCGTCTCAAAAGCTCCAAAGCTGGGTTCTCTCACCAACAGGCCACAACCATGGCACTGTTGGGTGTCGTTGCCATTCCCGCAGTTCCAGCAGGTGTCAATTTCGTGTTCTACACGAGCACCGCATCTCAAGCATTGGTATTGCCAGTGTTCGGGAGGGACATAATCAGTGACCGGCTCACTCAGCCCTCCAATTCTTTGTGTCCACGAGTCAGAATTGAAGGGAGGGGGCAATGTATCGAAGTATGGATCACCTCCCTCAGAGATATATTGCTGATAAGCAGGATCGTCGCCAGCGAATAGCCAGCCTATAAAACGGATGATTGCCCACATCACGAAGACGAATACACCGATGCCAAGAACTGCCCCATTCCAGATTGCACCAATCGCAATACTCACTCCCAATGTTCCGAGGATGTAGAAAAACATTGTGCCAAGAGACGCTCCAAGAGCAAGAATTCGAGCGATGATTATCGTCTTTGCTGTTCGCGGTTGGCCGCTCATTTCACACTTTCCTTCCAAAGACGATATAGGTGTCATTCCCGTTGATTCATTAGGATGAAATCTGCCATCTAACTTTGATCACACACGAGCCACATACTTCTCTATCATGGGATGCTTCATTAAGAACCCATTGATCAGAGCTCGCATGTCCTCCATCGTCGCTTGGTATAGTTTTGCTGCCTGTTGACGCTTCTTCTCGATATCAGCGTTGTCCACATCGATTTTTCGATTCGCGTTGGCGAGTTTGAGTTGTTCTTTTTTCTTTTGTTCTTCCCACTTTTGTATTTCTATCTGTTGCTGGTTATGCAATTCATCTTTCTGCTGCTTATGTGCCTCCAACTCTTGGAAGAACGACCAAAGTAATGCGATCCCAGCAGCAGTGATTGCTAGAGATAGAATTATCACGTTGAACGGCATTGGTTCATTGCTTGTTAGAGAGACGATAGATCCGAGTAAAAGAGGAAGATTGAATAAAACAAGCAGGCCGCCACATCCAGCTTTGGCAACGGATTTGCCATCACCTAATTTCGTGACATTTTTAGTGATTGGTTTTGGTGGCGTCCTATACGTTTTGGGGAGATTGAGACGTTCTTTCAAAGGAACGTCACGAACAGGATCAAAACCTCTCGCTTTCCTTTGATGATAGACGCCAACTAAGTATTCGAAGTTTTGCAGTTCTTTGAACTGATCTGGAGGTAGTTGCGTCAGAATCGCTTTTGCCTTGGTCATCATGAAATCAAAATGACGCTTGTCATTCAGATCAGATAAATCAGCCGTTGAGAAGCCATTTCCCGGACGATCAATGATTTGAAGTAACCGATTCATCCCAAATGCTGCTGCAACCGGATCGCCATACGCCTCAGTTTCATTGAGGTGTTTTTCGAATTGAAAAAGTATCTCCTTGAGAGATCGCTCTCTTTGAACCTGCTCCAGATGCGTGGCTTGAGCCTCAGCAATTTGATTGAGCGTGCCTGAAATATGATTCAGGAACTGATTGGTATGACACACTTGATATTGGAGTTGATCAAGTAGCTGATTGGTTTGAAATTGTTGGATGTTCTGATTGACCAACAAGCCGATCTTGGCCGCGTCAGTCAACTTCCTACGACGAATTTCTTTTTGATACTCTTTGTCGCGTTGCACAAGGTCGTAGTTACTCATTTGTCAGCTCTTTTTTCAGTGAGTGAGTGAAAACTTGAAATCAGACAAGATGCGTTGGTCAACAATGTTGTGTGCGGGTGTCATTCGCTAAAGGAATGAGGGATGACTACATCGCATGAGCTGCCACCATCTCGGGAATGTACTGTGAGCGTGCGGTTGCCTTCATCAACAACTGAAAGTTGCAGGGAGGTGCTTGAGAGTGGAGTGTCGTCTGCTGCTTTGAGTGCGTGGAACGGGAGCAGGAAGAGCAGGGGGGAGAAGAAGAGAGCGAGTGCCATTCTTTGCGTGAGTGATTTTGCCATCTGCGGTGACCCTTTTAAAGAGATTACTGTGCGATAAATCGGCTCAGCATCTCTTCCGGGTGTCAACGGTGACAAAAATGAGGGAGCGTCAAACCAAGACCGCCCTCTCGACCCCGACCAAGGGGCATACAAGAACAGCACAAGGCCGACGCCCCCCGTTCGGGGAGCGGTCGTCCAAGCACCGCCTCTTGTATTGAAGGAACCACAAGGTGGTTCAGTTTGGTCGTTTCGAGAGAAGCAGTACCGACGTTCGCACGTCGTATCAATTTGTAAAAACATGGCCATTTGAGGCCGTCAAATTCTCCTTTTAGTTTTGAAAGTTGGGCTTCGATCAAAAGATGAAGCTACTGCACATATAGTACAATCGTGTGAGACGACTATCCACTCTAATCAGTTGAAATTCTCTTTATCAAAACTTCTATCCTGTCCTCAAGAGGGATGATTATGTTTTCAGCTCTTTGAAGACAGGCTCGTAGAAGGAGTGTATTTTTCTCAATGCATCATGTAGTAAGCCAAATGGACGATCTGCGTAGATGTTAAGAAGGTCATCGTTTGTTGGATTGCCATGACAAAGCATTAGGCTCGCTACTTCTCCACCAAATCTTTTGCGAAGTTCATTTGATACTGTCTTTCTGAGTGATTTGAATGGGTAGCGTGGGAAATCTTCAATTCGATTGCCAACCTTCGTGACAATTCCAACTTTTCTTGTGCTTTTGGTAGGTTTGCCATTCCACCATGTGTTGATCGCAGATTGTGGAGCTTTCCAAGCCTCATTGTACATTGGATTTCCGTGTCCATTGATACAAATAAATTCCGATCCCAGTTTTTTAGCTCTATCTATTGCTAATTTTAAATAGCGGACAGTTTCGGGCCACAGATACCATTCTCCATATACTCCTGTCTTGGGGCGGTTGAATAGAAGCCATGAGTCTTGGCTGTTTGACTCAATGCCGAGTGTTTCGGCATATGGGTGGGGAGTATCGAGTAAGAATCTATCGATAGTTACTCTGCCTACTTCCGCGTGAGAAAACGAGCAGTTAAGGCATAGTAAGATAATGGCTTTCTGGAAATCATTACATTCTTTTATAATTTCCACTAACTGAGTTGGAGCGTAAGTATCAATTGTGATGGCGGAATTTTGTTTTTCGGATGGAAACACAACCACTTTGCGATTGATCTTGTCTACCCCTTTGGGTTTCTCCCATCTGTAATCAGATGTATCAAGC
This window harbors:
- a CDS encoding PD40 domain-containing protein: MYRILTMTCFVLILSLSFNIAQAEVVSIEATIKSVDSQNNKITVERKGKTTEFDVSKNSDLSKLKAGQKVTLSYHLDLETVLKIESPEVKSDSKSPELIVLQELDAEGFEGNPVLTKDGLTIFWNIKGPSDSLKWVWTASRKDQNSLFENKKKLIPAADFTVSSDGLEIIMLQNNGSLASATRDDLESNFSRPKTITELSKKYGFIAAPTISPDGLTLYYGRIVNGKGIQFHYSTRSSKNGKWSPPRPLLLPPSGYKMRFMTLSSDDKYLFCNAMDAEEGKPNLLIYSRGTPQDRFEYLGVVDSEGLKVDASKGGAFARYLPDSNELFYSGTIDESGDRKLLLIKNFSPETMVKEIINK